From the genome of Xiphophorus hellerii strain 12219 chromosome 11, Xiphophorus_hellerii-4.1, whole genome shotgun sequence, one region includes:
- the LOC116727859 gene encoding uncharacterized protein LOC116727859 codes for MDNKDNEQKASDEQSNKDMDQNTVYHVRSIASRSSTCFSVSLAAAKARAKAEAAKAQLEFHEKETHIQIEKVKLEASLRALTLQKEVTATNAEAKVFEAVAADIEEGKCSETSERSPVAIQTLKRTEDYVKEQSSYFSQYNYNKDEGTHSHPPNTMPNAVNMQQYTVPMPAAVTTQQYAASDEFKSLPIHQLDVTGGHVEQSPNFNSYHGGDTMHNVNVKTAVPTSNVNSGNPTFDLARFLARNQVITSGLVKFDDTAEHYQAWRASFISAIEPLGLTPSEEVDLMVKWLGKESSEHAARIRVVNVNRPMDGLKAIWARLDKIYGSPEAIENALFSRLEAFPKIQSRDNHKLQELADLLEELQIAKQSDKLCGLAYLDTARGVGPIVEKLPYPLQERWMSQGSRFKRDYNVSFSPFSFFKEFVCSEAEVRNDPSFKTLSLTCAPQRKEKCAPVRHPVAVNKTNVTQDQISTPVKSTEKIPVNPEKQCPIHNKPHPLSKCRGFVKMTLDERKKLLKEHTICYRCCASTSHMAKNCQAPIKCFECASDKHVSAMHFSGTSAVQSSSQPPPCAEDGGEEETKQA; via the coding sequence ATGGACAACAAAGATAATGAACAGAAGGCAAGTGATGAGCAATCAAATAAGGACATGGATCAAAATACAGTGTACCACGTCCGTTCCATAGCCTCACGGTCATCTACGTGCTTCTCAGTCAGTTTGGCCGCAGCTAAAGCAAGAGCTAAGGCTGAAGCAGCTAAAGCTCAATTGGAGTTTCATGAAAAAGAGACACATATTCAGATTGAGAAGGTAAAACTTGAAGCATCACTGCGTGCACTCACTCTTCAAAAGGAAGTTACAGCTACTAATGCTGAAGCAAAAGTATTTGAGGCAGTAGCAGCAGACATAGAAGAAGGAAAATGCAGTGAGACATCCGAGCGCAGCCCTGTAGCCATACAAACACTGAAAAGGACAGAAGACTATGTAAAAGAGCAGTCATCTTACTTCAGTCAATACAACTACAACAAGGATGAGGGGACTCACTCACACCCACCTAACACTATGCCCAATGCTGTTAACATGCAACAATATACAGTACCTATGCCTGCTGCTGTAACCACGCAACAATACGCAGCATCAGATGAATTCAAGTCTCTTCCCATTCATCAGCTAGATGTGACAGGAGGGCACGTTGAACAATCCCCCAACTTTAACTCTTACCATGGAGGTGACACAATGCACAACGTTAATGTGAAAACTGCTGTCCCTACCTCTAACGTAAACTCAGGAAATCCCACATTTGACCTGGCAAGGTTTTTAGCACGCAACCAAGTCATAACATCTGGTCTAGTCAAATTTGATGACACTGCAGAACATTATCAAGCATGGCGAGCTTCCTTCATCAGTGCTATAGAACCACTAGGGCTGACACCTAGTGAAGAAGTTGATCTGATGGTGAAATGGCTTGGCAAGGAGTCAAGTGAGCATGCGGCCAGAATAAGAGTAGTTAATGTTAACCGGCCTATGGATGGACTAAAAGCAATATGGGCAAGACTGGACAAAATATATGGCTCACCAGAGGCAATTGAAAATGCTCTTTTCTCAAGACTTGAAGCTTTTCCCAAAATCCAATCCAGAgataaccacaaacttcaagaGCTAGCAGATCTTCTAGAAGAGCTCCAGATTGCAAAGCAAAGTGACAAGTTGTGTGGTTTAGCCTATTTGGACACGGCTAGAGGTGTCGGGCCTATTGTAGAGAAGCTCCCCTACCCTCTACAGGAACGCTGGATGTCACAAGGTTCTAGATTTAAAAGAGATTATAACGTGTCTTTCTCACCATTTTCCTTCTTCAAAGAATTTGTGTGCTCAGAAGCTGAAGTAAGGAATGATCCAAGTTTTAAGACTCTCTCACTCACGTGTGCTCCtcagagaaaggaaaaatgtgCACCAGTCAGACACCCAGTTgctgtcaataaaacaaatgtcacACAAGATCAAATAAGCACTCCTGTCAAATCAACAGAGAAAATCCCTGTTAACCCAGAAAAACAATGCCCTATCCATAACAAACCGCACCCATTGAGTAAGTGCAGAGGATTTGTTAAAATGACTCTTGATGAACGCAAAAAACTTCTCAAAGAACACACGATCTGCTATCGCTGCTGTGCTTCTACAAGTCATATGGCCAAAAACTGTCAAGCTCCAATCAAATGTTTTGAATGTGCAAGTGACAAACATGTTAGTGCCATGCATTTCAGTGGAACAAGCGCAGTTCAATCCTCAAGTCAACCCCCACCGTGTGCAGAGGACGGCGGGGAGGAAGAGACGAAACAGGCATAG